The stretch of DNA GGACTGAAAGTCAACAGGGCGGACTTGGACTAAGAGTTAGAGAGCATGGCAGAGCGGGAGGGCGAGAAAGACTGGCACAAGCTGGAGACTTTCTTTGAGGTAAAGGTCTTCCTCACAGTGCTCTACAGTCTCATCCTGGTCTTGGGTATAGTGGGAAACAGCATCACCATCCACGTAACGCAGGTGCTGCAGAAAAATGGGTACCTACAGAAAAACGTTACCGATCACATGGTAAGCTTGGCCTGCTCAGACCTGTTGGTGCTGCTGATTGGCATGCCTGTTGAGCTCTACAGTGCAATCTGGTTCCCCTTCACTTCTGCTTCTGGGAACACCTCCTGCAAGATCTACAACTTCCTATTTGAGGCTTGCAGTTACGCCACCATCCTGAACGTGGCCACACTGAGCTTCGAGCGCTACATGGCCATCTGCCACCCGTTCCGCTACAAATCCCTGGCCAGGGCCCGAACCGCACACCTAATTATCGGTGTATGGCTCACCTCAGTCCTCGTGGCTGTGCCCCTGCTGGTGGCCACAGGAACAGAGGGCCACGTTCTGGAACCTGGAGGGGCCCCGGCCCAGAACCTGACCTTCTGCACTAACCTACAACAGTATTGGGTCATGTACCGTGCCAGCGTCTTCAGCGCTTTCATCCTCTACCTTGTGGTGTTGGGCTCTGTGGCATTTATGTGCAAGAGCATGATCACCGTCCTCAAGGCCCCCATGACCACTGTGGACACTTCTGGCAGCAGAGGGGAACTCAGGGTGCCCAAACACGAGAGCGCCAGGGTCAAAGCATCGCGCAAGCAGACCATCCTATTCCTAGGtaataacatttacattacattataatggGTCACTTATACAATGCTTTAAAACTGCACCAATTGAAttgttgattttaatgttttctctCTTATGACCAATTACTAAATCCAAAAATAAGTAAAGCATATTTCACACGATGATTCTTAATGTTAAATATACGCTGACATGCATAAAATTATGAATAGT from Astyanax mexicanus isolate ESR-SI-001 chromosome 11, AstMex3_surface, whole genome shotgun sequence encodes:
- the gpr39 gene encoding G-protein coupled receptor 39 yields the protein MAEREGEKDWHKLETFFEVKVFLTVLYSLILVLGIVGNSITIHVTQVLQKNGYLQKNVTDHMVSLACSDLLVLLIGMPVELYSAIWFPFTSASGNTSCKIYNFLFEACSYATILNVATLSFERYMAICHPFRYKSLARARTAHLIIGVWLTSVLVAVPLLVATGTEGHVLEPGGAPAQNLTFCTNLQQYWVMYRASVFSAFILYLVVLGSVAFMCKSMITVLKAPMTTVDTSGSRGELRVPKHESARVKASRKQTILFLVLILCALLVCWMPNQARRLMTAAAPKSEWSRSYLASYAVLHIVADTFFYLSSVLNPLLYNLSSRQFRKAFLQTLCCRLSIQHVNKRTLDKSKASNASTHILRPLLRKSLRRNAGSSSRNTDSPTTSGQNSPAVQNLTATLPIPSETET